TTTTCATTTTAAATACCACACAGATATATTCACTGTTTTATAAATAACTGTTATAAATATTTCTACTAAACACATATGCTCAATGAACCCTCATTTGTACCTCAGCAAACCGGTTGGATTGAGGTAGTCTGCGGCGGTATGTTTAGCGGCAAGACCGAAGAGTTGATTCGCAGGGCCAGAAGATCGCACATTGCGGGACAAAAAGTCATTATTGTAAAACCCGCGATTGATAATCGATACAGCGAGGATGAGATTGTATCTCACAATGAAAATGCCCTTCCCAGCATTGTGGTGGATACAGCAGATCAAATTATTTTACTGACCTCCGGAGCTAAAGTCGTTTGTATTGATGAAGCTCAATTTTTTGATGAGCGTGTGGTCGACGTAGCTAATACATTAGCCAATGACGGTAAGAGAGTTATATGTGCAGGTCTGGATATGGATTTTGAGGGACGCCCATTTGAACCAATGCCTAAATTATTGGCAATAGCGGAATATGTTACTAAGCTACATGCCATTTGCGCCGAGAGCGGTATGATGGCCCATTATTCCCAAAGAGTTATTGAAAGCACTGACAGGGTATTGGTCGGTGAAAATGAGGCCTATGAGCCCCGGGCACGGCATTGCTTCCGCCCACCTGTTGATAAGCGAAGAGGAAAACCTATTGAACAATTTCATCATCCCAAACTGGAAGAAGAATCTAAAGATACAGAGCTTTAATGGATATTATCCGCGGTTTAATTGGCATGGCAGCCATCATTGGGATAGCCTATGCCTTCAGTACAAATAAGAAGCGTATTAACTGGAGAATGGTGGCTACCGGACTGGGTATACAGTTTATACTTGCCGTTTTTATTCTTAAAGGAAGGGATATGGCTGAGTACTGGACTCCCCTCGGCTGGCCAAAAGCTTTTTTCAGTTGGGTATCCTCCTTTTTTGTCATTGTATTGGATTTTACAACCCAGGGAGCCGAATTTATCTTCGGCGACCTTGCAAAGAGTCCCGGTATGGAAGGTAGTATGGGGAACTTTTTTGCTTTCCAGGTACTGCCTACCATTGTCTTTTTTGCCTCACTTACCGCTATCCTCTACCATTATGGCATCCTTCAGCGAGTGGTTGAGTATATGGCCAAAGGGATGCAGAAACTTATGGGAACATCGGGTGCTGAATCCCTTTCTGTTATTTCAAATATTTTTGTCGGACAGACTGAAGCTCCGCTAGTAGTGGAACCCTACATTAAAAAGATGACCAGATCTGAGTTAATGGCTGTGATGACCGGCGGCATGGCTACCATAGCAGGCGGTGTTATGGCAGCATATGTGCAGATGTTGGGCAATGCTTATGCCCAGGCAAATGATGTAGCCCTGGATGTGGGTAGGTTATTGTTTGCCGAACAGCTTCTGGGAGCTAGTCTCATGGCGGCACCGGCAGCCTTGGTTATTGCCAAGATGTTTTTCCCGGAAATCGGTGAACCGGCTACTAAAGGCAATGTAAATATTGAAATTGAAAAAACGGATGCAAACGGTATTGATGCTGCAGCGAGCGGTGCCGGTACCGGATTAAAATTGGCAGCAAATGTCGGTGCTATGTTATTGGCATTCATTGCATTACTTGCCATGGGAAATTACTTTTTTCAATGGTTTGGCGGAATTACCGGAATCAATACCCTCATACCTGGAGGCGACCTGAGGATAGAAACTATTCTGGGTTGGATACTAGCCCCCATTGCCTATATAGTAGGAGTACCTTGGGCGGATGCAACAAGTATGGGCTCTCTCTTAGGTACCAAGGTGGTGTTAAATGAATTTGTGGCATATCTGCAGCTCTCGGATATGGTGAGCAGTAATATCATCTCACAGAAAACGATAACCATGGCCACTTTTGCCCTTTGTGGTTTTGCTAATTTTTCCTCTATAGCAATTCAGATCGGCGGTATTGGGGGATTGGCACCAAGTCGCAAGTCAGACCTAGCCCAATTGGGACTCAAAGCAGTCATTGCCGGAACCATGGCTAACTTGATGACTGCTACTATTGCAGGCATGTTATTCTAATTGTCGGCTGTTACGATCATTACGAGTAAATTTCTTACTTTAAGCAGTATTTAAATTTCCATTCGTAATTAAAATCTACATCCGGTGTTATTTTTCAGTCCGATTGTCGCTTATTCATGAACAACTCAAATGCAACATATTCTAACCTATTCATTGTCGTCTTGCTTGCAATATTTTTATTCTCTGCTTGCACGTCACCGCAAGACGGCGAAGAAATCAAAAGACTGGCCAGGGTTGGCAATGAGTACTTGACACTTGAGCATGCCAGAACCCAAATACCTGATTTTATGCTTCAGCAAGACAGCATCGGAGCATTACAGACGTATCGTGAAAGATGGATAGAGAATCGCCTGATGCTGCAGGAGGCAGAACGACTGCAACTGAGACAGGACGATGAGGTTCAGGCAAAAATACAGCATGCTCAGCAGGAAGTATTAACGCAGGCACTGAAAGATGCCGTAATCAGTGATTACGAAGAAGAACTGGTAGTAACCGATGAAGAAGCTCGAAATTACTACCAGGCTCACAAAGATCAATTTGTATTAAATGAACGTTTCGTACAGTTCCGCCACCTTATTGCCGAAGATATTGAATCGGCTCGAGCTGCCAAACGAGAGCTCATGCAGGCTGTTCCATGGCCTGAAGTGGCCAGGAAATATTCGATCAATGCAGAAGCAAAAATTACGGAATCGGAACAATTTTGGCCGATCTCCATGGCCGCTTCAGATATCGAGATTATGAATCGTTATTTAAATATTATCGGACAAAGTGAAATATCACCGATTCAAAGAGTGAACGGCAATTATCATTTTGTTCAGCTCATGGAGTCAAGAGCAGAAGGAGAACATCCTGACCTGGATTGGCTGATGGAACAAATTAAAGATTGGTTACTGTTGGATAAACGACGGAGACATTTCAGTTCATACGTAAAGAATCTTTATCTTAAAGCCCAATCGAATAATGAAGTGGATACCTTCAACGTTCTTCAAACAAATTATAATACACAACCCAACCGTACTGATACCCTTCAAAACACCGAAACTAATGAATAAGATTTACAGCCTATCATTTTTGCTGATTCTTTTACTTATAAGTTCAACTCCATTGCTCGCACAAATTCAATCGAGCGGTGAAACCTTAGATCAAATTGTTGCAGTAGTTAATGATCATGTAATACTGAAATCCGATGTCGACCAGCAAGTAACAGACTACATGATGCAGATGAGACAACAGAATAACCAGGCCCCTACTTTTAATGAAGGTATGTGGTACTCGGTCTTAAAACAGATGGTGGAGCGATACGTGTTGCTGGACAAAGCCAAAGAAGATTCGGTAATAGTGACCGATGAGCAGGTAAACCAAGCCATTGACAACAGAATCAACCAGTATGTAAGTCAAGTTGGTTCTGAGGCAGCCCTTGAACGCGAACTTGGGAAAAGCATAGTTCAGCTGCGAGCTGAATTGCGTGAAGATTACCGTACCGAGATGATTGTAAGCGAATACCGGAGAAATAGAATAGGCAATATAGACATAACACGTCCGGAGGTGAGAGAGTATTTTGAAAGAATACCACGCGACTCTCTCCCAACTATACCTGAGCGAGTAGCAGTTTCACAGATTGTAGCGACCCCTCCTCCCCTCGAGAACGCTCGCGAGGAAGCGCTGAATCTTGCAAGACAACTCAGAGACTCCCTGCTAAATCACGGTAAAACGCTTGAAGAACTTGCGCGCAGGCACAGTGACGGACCTTCTGCCCCCTCAGGAGGCAGGTTAGGGATGATTCCCATTAACGATTTGGTTCCCGAGTATTCAGCTGCTGCTTCTGCCCTTCAGCCGGGCGAAATCTCAAAAGTAGTTGAAACCTCTTTTGGTTTTCATGTAATACGATTGAACGAACGAAGGGGTGACCAAATTGATACCAACCATATTCTGATAAGCATAGATGAGGAGAGTTATGATGATCAGGCAGCCATCAGCAAACTTGAACAGTATCGTGACAGCGTACTGACAAACAATGAAGTGACCTTTGCCGAACTGGCCAGAAAACATTCCGAAGATCCAAATACAGCACCTCAAGGAGGAAGAATATTAAATCCACAGACCGGAGAGCGTCTGATTGCGCTAAGTCAACTTGATCCTGCCCTTTACCGTATTGTATTACTGCTTGAGGAGGAAGGTGATATCTCAGAACCAAAACAGTTCAATATTGGCAGCCAGAACAATTCCAAGAAAGCCTACCGTATTGTACGTCTTGATAGAAGCGTTCCTGAACATATTGCCAATCTGGACCAGGATTATGAGCGTATAAAAGAAGTGGCTTTACAGCAGAAACAGTATCGCATTCTGGCGGAGTGGATAAGTAACCTTAAGGATCAGGTCTATATTGAATATAAAATTCCTATCCCTCAAAATGTAGAACAATCATAACAGTGTAAAATATGAGCACCATACCTCAAGAACCTGTAGAGGCAGTTGACTTCTTTCAGGATTCGGTAAACAATATCAAAGGTGAAATTTCCAAAATGGTTGTTGGTCAAAAACAGATCATTGACCGCCTTCTCATCAGTTTGTTCTCACGCGGACATTGTGTGCTCATCGGTGTTCCGGGCCTGGCAAAAACCTTGCTTATAAGAACCGTAGCTCAAACTCTCAATCTGAGTTTCAGTCGCATCCAGTTCACTCCTGATTTGATGCCCGGTGATATTACGGGTACTGAAATAATTGAGGATGACCACCAAACGGGTAAGAAGGCGTTTAAATTTGTCAAGGGGCCTGTATTTGCCAATATCATATTGGCGGATGAAATAAATCGTACACCACCAAAGACACAGGCAGCGCTACTTGAAGCCATGCAGGAATATCATGTCACTGCTGCCGGGAACCAATACGATCTCGACTTACCCTTTTTTGTACTAGCCACTCAGAACCCAATTGAACAGGAAGGAACCTATCCCCTCCCGGAAGCACAGCTCGACCGATTCATGTTCAATCTCTGGCTCGACTACCCTAGCCTTGAAGAAGAGATGGATATTGTGAGCCAGACTACTTCCAGACAAAAAGTAAATGTCGAGGCGGTTCTTGATGCCAAGCAGATTTTGGAACTGCAGGAACTTGTCCGCGAGGTTCCGGTTCCTGAAAATGTACTAAACTATGCGGTTAAATTGGTGGGCATGACACGTCCCAAATCTGACATTGCACCTGATTTCATAAACAAATATATGAGTTGGGGAGCCGGACCGCGAGCATCCCAATTTCTGATATTGGGTGGGAAAGCACGGGCACTTATGAATGGCAGGTATAATGTGACCCAGGATGATATTAAAGAGTTGGCGAAACCCGTGTTACGGCATCGGTTGGTGAACAATTATGCAGCAGAGGCTGAAGGGTTGACGGCTGACAAGCTAATTGAAATGCTTATAGATCATAACAAATAGATAA
This is a stretch of genomic DNA from Halalkalibaculum roseum. It encodes these proteins:
- a CDS encoding peptidyl-prolyl cis-trans isomerase — its product is MNNSNATYSNLFIVVLLAIFLFSACTSPQDGEEIKRLARVGNEYLTLEHARTQIPDFMLQQDSIGALQTYRERWIENRLMLQEAERLQLRQDDEVQAKIQHAQQEVLTQALKDAVISDYEEELVVTDEEARNYYQAHKDQFVLNERFVQFRHLIAEDIESARAAKRELMQAVPWPEVARKYSINAEAKITESEQFWPISMAASDIEIMNRYLNIIGQSEISPIQRVNGNYHFVQLMESRAEGEHPDLDWLMEQIKDWLLLDKRRRHFSSYVKNLYLKAQSNNEVDTFNVLQTNYNTQPNRTDTLQNTETNE
- a CDS encoding NupC/NupG family nucleoside CNT transporter, giving the protein MDIIRGLIGMAAIIGIAYAFSTNKKRINWRMVATGLGIQFILAVFILKGRDMAEYWTPLGWPKAFFSWVSSFFVIVLDFTTQGAEFIFGDLAKSPGMEGSMGNFFAFQVLPTIVFFASLTAILYHYGILQRVVEYMAKGMQKLMGTSGAESLSVISNIFVGQTEAPLVVEPYIKKMTRSELMAVMTGGMATIAGGVMAAYVQMLGNAYAQANDVALDVGRLLFAEQLLGASLMAAPAALVIAKMFFPEIGEPATKGNVNIEIEKTDANGIDAAASGAGTGLKLAANVGAMLLAFIALLAMGNYFFQWFGGITGINTLIPGGDLRIETILGWILAPIAYIVGVPWADATSMGSLLGTKVVLNEFVAYLQLSDMVSSNIISQKTITMATFALCGFANFSSIAIQIGGIGGLAPSRKSDLAQLGLKAVIAGTMANLMTATIAGMLF
- a CDS encoding thymidine kinase; this translates as MLNEPSFVPQQTGWIEVVCGGMFSGKTEELIRRARRSHIAGQKVIIVKPAIDNRYSEDEIVSHNENALPSIVVDTADQIILLTSGAKVVCIDEAQFFDERVVDVANTLANDGKRVICAGLDMDFEGRPFEPMPKLLAIAEYVTKLHAICAESGMMAHYSQRVIESTDRVLVGENEAYEPRARHCFRPPVDKRRGKPIEQFHHPKLEEESKDTEL
- a CDS encoding AAA family ATPase, whose amino-acid sequence is MSTIPQEPVEAVDFFQDSVNNIKGEISKMVVGQKQIIDRLLISLFSRGHCVLIGVPGLAKTLLIRTVAQTLNLSFSRIQFTPDLMPGDITGTEIIEDDHQTGKKAFKFVKGPVFANIILADEINRTPPKTQAALLEAMQEYHVTAAGNQYDLDLPFFVLATQNPIEQEGTYPLPEAQLDRFMFNLWLDYPSLEEEMDIVSQTTSRQKVNVEAVLDAKQILELQELVREVPVPENVLNYAVKLVGMTRPKSDIAPDFINKYMSWGAGPRASQFLILGGKARALMNGRYNVTQDDIKELAKPVLRHRLVNNYAAEAEGLTADKLIEMLIDHNK
- a CDS encoding peptidylprolyl isomerase; the protein is MNKIYSLSFLLILLLISSTPLLAQIQSSGETLDQIVAVVNDHVILKSDVDQQVTDYMMQMRQQNNQAPTFNEGMWYSVLKQMVERYVLLDKAKEDSVIVTDEQVNQAIDNRINQYVSQVGSEAALERELGKSIVQLRAELREDYRTEMIVSEYRRNRIGNIDITRPEVREYFERIPRDSLPTIPERVAVSQIVATPPPLENAREEALNLARQLRDSLLNHGKTLEELARRHSDGPSAPSGGRLGMIPINDLVPEYSAAASALQPGEISKVVETSFGFHVIRLNERRGDQIDTNHILISIDEESYDDQAAISKLEQYRDSVLTNNEVTFAELARKHSEDPNTAPQGGRILNPQTGERLIALSQLDPALYRIVLLLEEEGDISEPKQFNIGSQNNSKKAYRIVRLDRSVPEHIANLDQDYERIKEVALQQKQYRILAEWISNLKDQVYIEYKIPIPQNVEQS